A genomic segment from Gopherus evgoodei ecotype Sinaloan lineage unplaced genomic scaffold, rGopEvg1_v1.p scaffold_33_arrow_ctg1, whole genome shotgun sequence encodes:
- the LOC115641171 gene encoding olfactory receptor 6F1-like — protein MPDVEGEKQTTITEFILLGFGDLHELKIPVFVVFLAIYIVTLTANILIIVTVSYNHNLHNPMYFFLGNLSVLEVCYTTSVSPKMLKTLLVVQEDISFSACLLQFYIFGSLVVAEFFLLAAMSYDHYLAICKPLHYASTMSFQLCFQLAVGSWVIGFLSLVVTMPMVSRLSFCASKEIDHFFCDLKPIIKLSCGNTYMVRIPAFIIASLVSFLPFLLTLLSYYKIISTILKIPSTSGKQKAFSICSSHLIVVSLFYGTLMVVYVAPIANQWPNVNKTFSMLYTVVTPLINPIIYSLRNTEVKETLRKLFSKNPC, from the coding sequence ATGCCTGATGTAGAGGGGGAAAAGCAAACGACCATCACAGagttcatcctcctgggattcggTGACCTTCATGAGCTGAAGATCCCTGTATTCGTGGTGTTCCTGGCTATCTACATAGTAACACTCACTGCAAATATCCTGATCATTGTGACGGTATCTTATAACCACAACCTGCACAaccccatgtactttttcctgggCAACCTGTCTGTCCTGGAAGTCTGCTACACTACCAGTGTCTCCCCCAAGATGCTGAAAACCCTTCTGGTGGTGCAAGAAGACATTTCCTTCTCTGCTTGTCTCCTGCAGTTCTACATCTTCGGATCTCTGGTTGTTgctgagttcttcctgcttgctGCCATGTCCTACGACCATTACTTGGCCatatgcaaaccactgcattACGCCTCCACCATGAGCTTCCAGCTTTGCTTTCAGTTGGCAGTGGGGTCGTGGGTCATTGGGTTCCTTTCACTGGTAGTCACCATGCCCATGGTTTCTAGGTTATCTTTCTGTGCTTCCAAGGAGAtcgaccatttcttctgtgacctgAAACCCATCATTAAACTCTCCTGTGGGAATACCTACATGGTCAGGATACCGGCTTTCATCATAGCCTCCCTTGTGTCCTTCTTGCCTTTCCTTCTAACCCTACTGTCCTACTACAAAATAATCTCTACCATCCTGAAGATCCCTTCCAcctctgggaagcagaaagccttctccatctgctcctcccacctcattgtggtgtCTTTGTTCTATGGCACACTTATGGTGGTCTACGTGGCTCCCATAGCCAACCAGTGGCCAAACGTAAACAAGACATTTTCCATGCTGTACACAGTGGTGACCCCACTGATCAACCCCATCatatacagcctgaggaacaCGGAGGTCAAAGAGACATTGAGAAAGCTTTTCAGTAAAAATCCATGCTAA